Genomic window (Armatimonadota bacterium):
CGGTCGTCCGCATGGCCGATCGGGATCCCCAGACCCCGGAATTCTGACGCCACCCGCTCCGCCACGGGCGACACGCCGGTGCCTGACAAGTCGGTCGTGGCCGCGCGCCCGTGTCGGACCAGCAGGGCCCGGACCGCGACGGCGAGTTCGATCGCGATCACGCCCCGCGCCACGGCCACCCCTTCATAAGCGGCCCGGCACGCGTTCGCACCCATGCTCACGAAGTCCTCGGCCTCGTTGCCTGTCGTCACGTTGCCCACGCAATACGGCATCGAACGGGTCTTGAGTTCGCTGACCATGGAAGCGGCGGTGTATTGCGCGATCATCCAACCGGACTTAACGCCCGATGGATCGTCGACGACCAGGTGACGGGGAAGGCCATAGTTCCGGCGGTCGTTAAGGAGTTTCGTCACGCGACGCTCCGAAATGCCGGCCACCAGTGCCATCGCGGTCCGAAGCTGGTCGGCGGCGAAGCTGAGGGGCATCCCGTGAAAGTGGGCCCCGGACAGGACACGCCCGTCGACGACGACAGGATTGTCGGTCACGGAGTTGATCTCGGTCTCCACCACGCGCCGGGCTGCCTCGAGGGCGTCCCAAGCCGTTCCGTGGACGACGGGGCCGCACCTCAGGCAGTAGTCGTCTTGGACACCGTCGAAGACGCCACCGGCGACCGTACGGGCGCCGATGACGGCGTCCGAGGCCCGGCCGGCGGAGACCGTCGACTTCGAACCCGAAAGGAACCCGCGGACCCGGTCTGCGCTGGCCACGACGCCCTGGTGGGGCCGCAACGATTGGAGACCGGGGTCGAAAGCGTCCACGACGCCGCACATCGCTTCGACCGACAAGGCCAAGGCAAGGTCGGCGTGCCACAAAAGGTCGTCGAACGCGGCGACCGTCAACGCGCTCCAGGCCGACATGAAGGACGTACCGTTGTTCAGGGCCAGACCCTCTTTCGGGCCGAACGTCGACTCGGGCCCCTCGACGCCCGGAAACTCTTCGGACGGGCGATAACTCAGAGGCTCGACGCCGTGTCGGTCCAACAGTCCTTGGTCGACAGCCCG
Coding sequences:
- a CDS encoding aromatic amino acid lyase produces the protein MAEPAHLDVSRKLTVDDVVRASRFEVRLDVKPQDRARIDAVRRQVVERLRSDDSRLYGFNTGFGDNRNRPTVPSDQRGTVQDNLILSHSSGHGTPLGEDIVRAAMAVRARTLSLGPSAVRSSVVSALCSLYNSGLVPVVPTFGSVGASGDLAPLSHLALVLMGRGAVWVEGKVRAVDQGLLDRHGVEPLSYRPSEEFPGVEGPESTFGPKEGLALNNGTSFMSAWSALTVAAFDDLLWHADLALALSVEAMCGVVDAFDPGLQSLRPHQGVVASADRVRGFLSGSKSTVSAGRASDAVIGARTVAGGVFDGVQDDYCLRCGPVVHGTAWDALEAARRVVETEINSVTDNPVVVDGRVLSGAHFHGMPLSFAADQLRTAMALVAGISERRVTKLLNDRRNYGLPRHLVVDDPSGVKSGWMIAQYTAASMVSELKTRSMPYCVGNVTTGNEAEDFVSMGANACRAAYEGVAVARGVIAIELAVAVRALLVRHGRAATTDLSGTGVSPVAERVASEFRGLGIPIGHADDRPVEPIIGQVASMLGDRVLRSKIG